From a region of the Solanum stenotomum isolate F172 chromosome 2, ASM1918654v1, whole genome shotgun sequence genome:
- the LOC125855783 gene encoding uncharacterized protein LOC125855783 has product MYAAWETGSEMYEEDADDIALIAIEESEPEPDSNFEEKEELVKTKNQIFASLTSLKFEYIDLEKLNAELKEKNKLLSQKVKQLESCNMSNKTEILKLTETGKVRESKQHWYMDSACSRHMTGDTSQFLPLKEGRGGIVAFDGGKKGQIKGIGKIGRSDEHSIDKVYHAEGLKHNLLNISQLVIKETR; this is encoded by the exons ATGTATGCAGCCTGGGAAACAGGTTCAGAGATGTATGAAGAAGACGCTGATGACATTGCTCTGATAGCCATAGAAGAATCAGAACCTGAACCTGACTCaaactttgaagaaaaagag GAACTAGTTAAAACCAAGAATCAGATATTTGCTTCCCTAACTAGTTTAAAATTTGAGTATATAGATCTTGAAAAACTCAATGCTGaactaaaagagaaaaataagctTTTATCACAGAAAGTTAAGCAATTAGAGTCTTGTAACATGTCCAATAAAACTGAAATTCTAAAACTTACAGAAACAG GAAAAGTGAGAGAAAGCAAGCAACATTGGTACATGGACAGTGCTTGTTCGAGACACATGACTGGAGATACATCACAATTTCTCCCACTCAAAGAAGGAAGAGGTGGAATAGTAGCTTTTGATGGAGGGAAAAAGGGTCAGATTAAAGGCATCGGAAAGATAGGCAGATCAGATGAACACTCAATTGACAAAGTATATCATGCCGAAGGTTTGAAACACAACTTGCTAAATATATCTCAACTTGTGATAAAGGAAACGAGGTAA